A region from the Leguminivora glycinivorella isolate SPB_JAAS2020 chromosome 3, LegGlyc_1.1, whole genome shotgun sequence genome encodes:
- the LOC125224985 gene encoding pyruvate kinase-like produces the protein MVWPTIHDVALSEYDAMELPGQQLLSANATTPLDHQLNLDVKAPPGCQRLTGIIASMGKSTTDVEVVEQMIAAGMNIALLNFSFGSVEEHIEMIKTIRQAAKNYSVKVEKLYPLAIAGRLTGKKIRTGRIADTYGDTVDLKTGETVRLTSDETYKDRCSTYTIFVDFMYLADQVKKGNNILLDNEKISLIVEVISSTTITCKIDRGGLLGSYKDVFIPNVLLNMPNFSEKDRMDIEMAKSHQLDILIAPFVSSAEAVRELKQILGEKGKKIAIVSQIQTIQGYYNFDDILAVTNGIIISRQELGSDITPKKLILVQKNMVARANKSNIPIGISTQLLSSMRYHSQPLRSELLDVANCVLDGADALVLTAETAVGQFPAETIACLAKTCKEAEACVWTRQLFMDMIASSLCPCSKAVAIGLATVLAAQRTLAAAIIVVTSTGHSAHIVSGFKPRCPIVAVTRYPIIAKQLHMWRGIIPLVYEDQPDPDWLVDVNQRVGFARKFVMERAFVRVGDPLVIVTGWREGSEFTETMRVVYATAD, from the exons ATGGTGTGGCCTACAATCCATGACGTTGCGTTAAGCGAa tatGATGCTATGGAGCTGCCGGGACAGCAGTTGCTTTCAGCGAATGCAACTACGCCGCTAGACCACCAACTGAACCTCGACGTCAAGGCACCTCCTGGATGCCAGCGTCTCACTGGAATCATCGCTTCTATGG GTAAATCCACAACCGATGTCGAAGTTGTAGAACAAATGATAGCAGCCGGGATGAACATAGCCTTGCTAAACTTTTCATTTGGTAGTGTCGAAGAGCACATTGAAATGATCAAAACTATAAGACAGGCTGCCAAGAACTACAGTGTCAAAGTGGAGAAACTGTATCCACTCGCTATTGCTGGTCGTCTGACCGGTAAAAAAATTAGAACTGGACGGATAGCTGAC ACTTATGGCGATACCGTTGACCTAAAAACTGGTGAAACAGTAAGACTAACGTCTGACGAAACATATAAAGATAGATGTTCCACTTACACCATCTTTGTAGACTTTATGTACTTGGCAGATCAAGTAAAAAAAGGGAATAACATCTTGTTAGACAACGAAAAAATTTCTTTGATAGTAGAAGTCATCTCTTCTACAACAATAACGTGCAAGATTGATCGGGGCGGCCTTTTAGGTTCATATAAAGATGTTTTTATACCTaatgtgctgttaaatatgccGAATTTTTCTGAAAAAGACAGGATGGACATCGAAATGGCTAAGTCCCATCAG ttggaTATATTAATCGCTCCTTTTGTAAGCAGTGCCGAGGCCGTTAGAGAGTTAAAACAGATTTTGGGCGAAAAGGGTAAAAAGATTGCAATCGTATCTCAAATCCAAACTATCCAAGGATATTACAACTTTGATGATATACTCGCT GTGACTAATGGAATAATAATTTCGAGACAAGAATTGGGTTCAGACATTACTCCTAAAAAGTTGATATTAGTTCAAAAGAACATGGTAGCTCGTGCTAATAAG TCTAACATCCCAATCGGCATCAGTACCCAACTCCTAAGCAGTATGAGGTACCACTCACAGCCGCTAAGGTCCGAGCTGCTAGACGTAGCGAACTGCGTGTTAGACGGAGCTGACGCGCTGGTGCTGACCGCTGAGACGGCTGTTGGCCAGTTCCCGGCGGAGACCATCGCCTGCCTGGCCAAGACCTGCAAGGAGGCGGAGGCCTGCGTGTGGACGAGGCAGCTGTTCATGGATATGATTGCTTCG AGCCTATGCCCTTGCAGCAAAGCCGTTGCCATCGGCCTGGCAACGGTCCTAGCAGCACAGCGAACCCTCGCTGCAGCTATAATCGTGGTCACGTCGACTGGACACTCGGCCCATATTGTGTCCGGCTTCAAACCTCGCTGTCCCATCGTGGCTGTTACAAGATACCCGATTATCGCCAAGCAGCTTCATATGTGGAGGGGCATTATACCATTGGTGTACGAAG acCAGCCCGACCCTGATTGGTTGGTGGACGTGAACCAGCGTGTCGGCTTCGCGCGCAAGTTCGTGATGGAGCGCGCGTTCGTCAGAGTTGGAGACCCTCTGGTGATAGTGACGGGCTGGCGTGAGGGTTCCGAGTTCACGGAGACTATGCGGGTCGTGTATGCTACTGCTGATTGA
- the LOC125224937 gene encoding uncharacterized protein LOC125224937 produces MSAQRSRELSASKHQRKFEKLVAHKLDNADYYDNSNETRTVINLSSAELTEPTLNVLKKGLNFAPTPKRIPFEEVIGSTEEVIRRNKIPTHDADALRQDVAVVLRHAKLPRSNISKEEWEALNDLRSNPDILTLKADKGNATVVIDVSDYESKINGLLSDEATYKKVNYDPTARYNRATLTLVKECEQVLTEDTVKFLLRPRNVLSPKIYGLPKIHKVNSPLRPIVSQIDSPTYDLAKHVAKVLQQLVGRTESYVKDSRHFIEIVQDIRIEPDEVMVSFDVESLFTNVPVTDSIEVVRNMMQENGIPLEYVKLLEHCLTTNYFLFRGQYYIQAEGVAMGSPVAPVVANIWMEHFEHKALAAPPVPVKIWKRYVDDVFCVIKGSKEEADLLLRHLNSVHRSMSFTLEMEKDRGIAFLDVSLKVGAEGMLGHSVYRKPTHTDRYLHASSHHHPRQLNSVVTSLTNRAHALCDSSHLVQELNHVQRVLRRNGYRVNVNKRDAKPKHLTHRVERQPAFMPTIQA; encoded by the exons ATGAGCGCTCAGAGGTCACGTGAATTAAGCGCCAGCAAACATCAACGTAAATTTGAGAAGTTAGTCGCTCACAAGTTGGATAACGCTGACTACTATGATAACTCGAATGAAACTCGAACGGTTATCAATTTATCCAGCGCTGAGTTGACAGAGCCTAcacttaatgtattaaagaaGGGTCTGAATTTTGCTCCTACTCCGAAGCGTATACCTTTTGAAGAGGTGATAGGAAGTACTGAAGAGGTAATTAGGCGTAATAAGATCCCAACTCATGATGCTGACGCATTGCGACAAGATGTTGCTGTAGTCCTGAGGCACGCAAAACTACCTCGGAGTAATATAAGTAAGGAGGAATGGGAAGCTCTGAACGACCTGCGGTCTAATCCTGACATTTTGACCTTGAAGGCAGACAAGGGCAATGCCACAGTAGTTATAGATGTCAGCGATTATGAGAGCAAGATAAATGGACTGCTGAGTGATGAAGCAACctataaaaaggtaaattaCGATCCTACAGCCCGGTACAATCGTGCCACATTGACACTGGTCAAGGAGTGTGAACAGGTATTAACTGAGGATACGGTGAAGTTTCTATTGCGACCCAGAAATGTTCTATCGCCTAAAATATATGGTTTGCCGAAAATACACAAAGTTAATTCTCCCTTACGGCCCATTGTAAGTCAGATTGATTCACCCACGTACGATTTGGCAAAACACGTCGCGAAGGTGCTGCAACAGTTGGTTGGGCGGACGGAATCGTATGTGAAGGACTCTCGCCATTTTATTGAGATTGTACAGGACATTAGGATTGAACCAGATGAAGTGATGGTCAGTTTTGACGTAGAGTCACTGTTCACTAATGTACCTGTAACTGACAGCATTGAGGTAGTACGAAATATGATGCAGGAGAATGGCATCCCATTAGAATACGTGAAGCTTCTCGAACACTGCCTCACTACAAATTATTTTCTGTTTCGCGGGCAATATTACATACAGGCAGAGGGAGTAGCGATGGGCAGTCCAGTGGCACCAGTTGTGGCTAACATCTGGATGGAACATTTTGAGCACAAAGCCCTCGCTGCGCCCCCAGTTCCCGTTAAAATTTGGAAGAGGTACGTGGATGACGTGTTCTGCGTAATAAAGGGTAGCAAGGAGGAAGCTGATCTGTTGTTACGACACCTGAACAGCGTGCATCGATCCATGTCGTTCACATTGGAAATGGAAAAAGATAGGGGTATTGCATTTCTTGATGTGAGCTTGAAGGTTGGAGCCGAGGGCATGCTGGGACACTCTGTCTATAGGAAACCGACGCATACAGATCGTTACTTGCATGCGAGCTCACACCATCATCCCAGACAGTTAAACTCGGTCGTAACATCACTAACCAATCGAGCACACGCTTTGTGTGACTCCTCTCATCTTGTACAGGAGTTGAACCATGTTCAGAGAGTCCTGAGGagaaatggttaccgagttaaCGTTAATAAACGGGATGCAAAACCCAAGCACCTCACTCATCGCGTAGAGAGACAACCAGCGTTTATGCC CACGATCCAGGCTTAG